One Hydrogenophaga crassostreae genomic region harbors:
- a CDS encoding PsiF family protein, translating to MKKLISLIALAGTFTIAMAQAAAPATPSVKPMTTATAKATTAPAAEVPPATGQQNRMKTCNADEKAKTLKGDGRKAFMKSCLKGETVAVAGTTPQSRMKSCNVDASAKALKGNDRKAFMSTCLKG from the coding sequence ATGAAAAAGCTTATCTCGCTGATCGCTTTGGCTGGCACCTTCACCATCGCCATGGCACAGGCCGCTGCGCCGGCAACCCCGTCCGTCAAACCGATGACCACGGCAACCGCCAAAGCCACCACGGCCCCTGCTGCCGAAGTCCCGCCTGCAACCGGCCAGCAAAACCGCATGAAGACCTGCAACGCCGACGAAAAGGCCAAAACCCTCAAGGGCGATGGCCGCAAGGCGTTCATGAAGTCCTGCCTGAAGGGCGAAACCGTTGCGGTGGCAGGCACCACCCCGCAAAGCAGGATGAAAAGCTGCAACGTGGACGCCTCCGCCAAGGCCCTCAAAGGGAATGACCGCAAGGCTTTCATGAGCACCTGCCTGAAAGGCTAG
- the argS gene encoding arginine--tRNA ligase: MLKIKQELLTGLATALESVSAGAGAKAAFESPKVAAHGDFAVTAAMQLAKPLKLNPRQVGEQLREALLAQPVYQQWVSEIDIAGPGFINIRLKPEAKQQIVKEVLEAGDRFGFTPSNGQRMMVEFVSANPTGPLHVGHGRQAALGDAICSLYATQGWDVHREFYYNDAGVQIGTLATSTHLRAQGFKPGDAEWPSGENAAAYNGDYIQDIANDFLAKKTVEADDRSFTASGDINDLDGMRQFAVAYLRHEQDLDLQAFAVKFDHYYLESSLYTSGRVENTVKKLIEAGKTYEQDGALWLKSTDYGDDKDRVMRKTDGSFTYFVPDVAYHIAKWERGFTKVINIQGTDHHGTIARVRAGLQAANVGIPEGYPDYVLHTMVRVVKGGEEVKISKRAGSYVTLRDLIEWTSKDAVRFFLLSRKPDTQYTFDVDLAVQKNNDNPVYYVQYAHARICSVLAAWGGDRAILKAVDLSALESAPAQALFLLLAKYPAMLSDAARDFAPHDVTFYLRELAAAYHSYYDAERILVDDENVKNARLALVAATAQVLHNGLAVLGVSAPVKM; this comes from the coding sequence ATGCTCAAGATCAAACAAGAATTGCTGACCGGCCTGGCCACCGCGCTGGAGTCGGTGTCGGCCGGTGCGGGCGCCAAGGCTGCCTTCGAATCCCCCAAAGTGGCGGCCCATGGCGATTTCGCTGTTACTGCGGCCATGCAACTGGCCAAACCCCTGAAGCTCAACCCGCGCCAGGTGGGTGAGCAGCTGCGCGAGGCGCTGCTGGCGCAACCGGTGTACCAGCAATGGGTGTCTGAAATCGACATCGCCGGTCCCGGCTTCATCAACATCCGCCTCAAGCCCGAAGCCAAGCAGCAGATCGTGAAAGAAGTGCTGGAGGCGGGCGATCGTTTCGGCTTCACACCGAGCAACGGCCAGCGCATGATGGTCGAGTTTGTATCGGCCAACCCGACCGGCCCGCTGCATGTGGGTCACGGTCGCCAGGCTGCTCTCGGCGACGCGATTTGCAGCCTGTATGCCACCCAGGGCTGGGATGTGCACCGCGAGTTCTATTACAACGACGCGGGCGTGCAGATCGGCACCCTGGCCACCTCGACCCATTTGCGCGCCCAGGGCTTCAAGCCCGGCGACGCCGAATGGCCGAGCGGCGAAAACGCCGCCGCCTACAACGGCGACTACATCCAGGACATCGCCAACGACTTCCTGGCCAAAAAAACGGTCGAGGCGGATGACCGCTCGTTCACGGCCAGCGGCGACATCAACGATCTCGACGGCATGCGCCAGTTTGCCGTGGCCTATTTGCGCCATGAGCAGGATCTGGATTTGCAGGCCTTTGCGGTCAAGTTCGATCACTATTACCTGGAGTCCAGCCTCTACACCAGCGGGCGGGTGGAAAACACCGTCAAGAAGCTGATCGAGGCCGGCAAGACCTACGAGCAGGATGGTGCGTTGTGGCTCAAGTCGACCGACTACGGCGACGACAAAGACCGCGTCATGCGCAAGACCGACGGCTCGTTCACCTATTTCGTGCCCGATGTGGCGTACCACATCGCCAAATGGGAGCGCGGCTTCACCAAGGTCATCAACATCCAGGGCACCGACCACCACGGCACGATCGCCCGGGTGCGCGCCGGCTTGCAGGCGGCCAATGTGGGCATCCCCGAGGGCTATCCCGATTACGTGTTGCACACCATGGTGCGCGTGGTCAAGGGTGGAGAAGAGGTCAAGATCAGCAAGCGCGCAGGCAGCTACGTGACGCTGCGCGACCTGATCGAATGGACCAGCAAAGACGCGGTGCGTTTCTTCCTGCTCAGCCGCAAGCCCGACACCCAGTACACGTTTGATGTCGATCTCGCGGTGCAGAAGAACAACGACAACCCGGTGTACTACGTGCAATACGCCCATGCGCGCATCTGCTCGGTGCTGGCGGCTTGGGGCGGCGACCGCGCCATTCTCAAAGCGGTTGACCTGTCGGCGCTGGAAAGCGCCCCCGCGCAGGCGCTTTTCCTGCTGCTGGCGAAATACCCGGCGATGTTGAGCGACGCCGCGCGCGACTTTGCGCCGCACGATGTGACCTTCTATTTGCGCGAGCTTGCCGCCGCGTACCACAGCTACTACGACGCCGAGCGCATCCTGGTGGACGACGAAAACGTGAAAAACGCCCGGTTGGCGCTGGTCGCGGCCACCGCTCAGGTGTTGCACAATGGGCTGGCTGTGCTGGGCGTGAGCGCTCCAGTGAAGATGTGA
- a CDS encoding DsrE family protein encodes MKNANVSGRRSWFGRMLALSAVATGARAATPAPAPRFPAFGDDALHKIVYQLNRAEPEYQEAILNSVSAMLKKYVDDVAIVVVVWGPGIHLLAKKPQRPVPELHQQRVKSMAQAYGVKFIACGNTMHTVGWAPEDMLDIAQVEEVGAAAVMELQESGYAYLAW; translated from the coding sequence ATGAAAAATGCCAACGTTTCGGGACGTCGCAGCTGGTTCGGCCGGATGCTCGCCCTTTCTGCCGTCGCAACCGGCGCCCGCGCAGCCACACCCGCACCCGCACCCAGATTCCCCGCGTTCGGCGACGACGCGCTCCACAAAATCGTCTACCAGCTCAACCGGGCCGAGCCCGAGTACCAGGAAGCCATCCTCAACTCCGTCAGCGCCATGCTCAAGAAGTATGTGGACGATGTGGCGATCGTGGTGGTGGTCTGGGGTCCCGGCATTCACCTGCTGGCCAAAAAACCCCAGCGCCCGGTACCCGAGCTGCACCAGCAGCGGGTGAAAAGCATGGCGCAGGCCTACGGCGTGAAGTTCATCGCTTGCGGCAACACCATGCACACCGTGGGCTGGGCGCCTGAAGACATGCTGGACATTGCCCAGGTGGAAGAGGTTGGCGCTGCGGCCGTGATGGAGTTGCAGGAAAGCGGGTACGCCTACCTGGCCTGGTAG
- a CDS encoding LysR family transcriptional regulator yields MKLDLDDAALFLRVAELGTLSAAARERNQPVSQISRTLARLEARCGARLMHRTTHGLSLTDEGDTFAEYARRLVDTRDELAAAFRHKQNGPSGWVRLSVSSVLAETLIAPSLPSLYEAYPQLQVDILADDRMSDMAREGVDIAIRTGAPNLDNLVARQIGDHGRRLCASPAYLSRFGAPRHPDDLPAHRLITSSASPSVNRWPWAPRRDAPAGGVYFAQGHTRTDNSALMMTLALRGVGIARLNDLLTRDQMARGDLVSVMDDWFDRGRVPIYAVMLPERHRLPKVRACIDHWARWVSGEAQGLEPSAP; encoded by the coding sequence ATGAAACTGGACTTGGACGACGCCGCGCTGTTCCTCCGCGTGGCCGAGCTTGGCACCCTGTCGGCCGCTGCGCGCGAACGCAACCAGCCGGTGAGCCAGATCTCGCGCACCTTGGCGCGGCTGGAGGCGCGCTGCGGCGCCCGCTTGATGCACCGCACCACCCATGGGCTCTCCCTGACCGACGAAGGCGATACCTTTGCCGAGTATGCGAGGCGACTGGTGGACACGCGCGACGAACTGGCGGCCGCATTCCGGCACAAGCAGAACGGCCCCAGCGGCTGGGTGCGTCTCAGTGTGAGTTCGGTCCTGGCCGAGACCCTGATCGCGCCGAGCTTGCCATCTTTGTATGAGGCGTACCCGCAGTTGCAGGTAGACATACTTGCCGATGACCGCATGAGCGACATGGCGCGCGAAGGCGTGGACATCGCTATCCGCACAGGCGCGCCGAACCTGGACAATCTGGTGGCCCGGCAGATCGGCGACCATGGGCGGCGTCTTTGCGCCTCACCGGCTTACCTGAGTCGTTTCGGCGCCCCCCGGCACCCCGATGACCTGCCGGCCCACCGGCTGATCACCAGCAGCGCCAGCCCCAGCGTCAACCGCTGGCCGTGGGCGCCACGGCGCGATGCCCCGGCGGGAGGGGTGTATTTCGCCCAAGGCCATACCCGCACCGACAATTCCGCCTTGATGATGACGCTGGCCTTGCGCGGCGTTGGCATCGCCAGGCTCAACGATTTGCTCACGCGCGATCAGATGGCGCGCGGCGATCTGGTGTCGGTGATGGATGACTGGTTTGATCGCGGCCGGGTGCCGATCTATGCCGTGATGCTGCCCGAACGCCACCGACTGCCCAAAGTCAGGGCCTGTATCGACCACTGGGCGCGCTGGGTCTCGGGCGAAGCGCAAGGCCTTGAACCGTCTGCACCCTAA
- the trxA gene encoding thioredoxin, giving the protein MINVTAANFETEVIQASMTTFVLVDFWAPWCGPCKVIGPMLEKLETEYAGRFKLVKIDSDQEQQLSQAFGIRSIPTCVLLHNGQPVDGFMGALPEGEIKAFLDKHLPAVEELESIEEEAEALDALAEGDVEGALAKLQLAVETDGENDDARFDLVKLLLQLDRDDDAKVAFAPVIAKSLAVRRLDSLNRWMQARDAQATVVNPEARAAELQAAITANKRDFEARYNLASMLWANNQFVPAMDELLEILMRDKSWNDELARKTYIAILDVIDPPKPKVAEGQVPPEDPTVATYRRRLSSVVLS; this is encoded by the coding sequence ATGATCAACGTCACTGCCGCCAATTTTGAAACCGAGGTCATCCAGGCCTCCATGACCACCTTCGTTCTGGTCGATTTCTGGGCCCCTTGGTGTGGCCCATGCAAAGTGATCGGCCCGATGCTGGAGAAGCTGGAGACCGAATACGCCGGCCGATTCAAGCTGGTGAAGATCGACTCCGACCAGGAGCAACAACTCTCCCAGGCCTTTGGCATCCGCAGCATCCCGACCTGCGTGTTGCTGCACAACGGTCAGCCTGTGGATGGTTTCATGGGCGCACTGCCCGAAGGCGAAATCAAAGCCTTCCTGGACAAACACCTGCCTGCGGTCGAGGAGCTCGAATCGATCGAAGAAGAGGCGGAGGCCCTCGATGCACTCGCAGAGGGCGATGTCGAAGGCGCGCTGGCCAAGCTGCAGCTTGCGGTGGAAACCGATGGTGAAAACGACGATGCGCGATTTGACCTGGTCAAGCTGTTGCTGCAGCTTGACCGTGACGACGATGCGAAAGTGGCCTTCGCCCCGGTCATCGCCAAATCACTGGCCGTTCGCCGCCTGGATTCCCTGAACCGCTGGATGCAGGCGCGCGACGCTCAAGCCACTGTGGTCAACCCCGAGGCCCGCGCCGCCGAATTGCAAGCTGCCATCACCGCCAACAAACGCGACTTTGAAGCCCGCTACAACCTTGCGTCAATGCTCTGGGCCAACAACCAGTTCGTGCCCGCCATGGACGAACTGCTGGAAATCCTGATGCGCGACAAATCGTGGAATGACGAGCTGGCGCGCAAAACCTACATTGCCATCCTCGATGTGATCGACCCGCCCAAGCCCAAAGTGGCCGAAGGCCAGGTGCCCCCGGAAGATCCGACAGTGGCGACCTACCGCCGGCGTTTGTCCAGCGTGGTCTTGAGCTGA
- a CDS encoding response regulator transcription factor, giving the protein MPHRPEATSSELAPTGERSNISAERRPQVRGLLIVDDHEVVRWGLRSLIQAHSRHANESMRIFEAPTLASALELFAAHQADIRLVFLDLGLPDTTGLSGLAAFRAQFPSASMVVISGDSNTATVESAMAMGALAYLKKTGDLAEVIGYLQNQGLMTINNAAVNLPWDSTTLFDKGQGLTERQTQILEWILEGKSNREIGELAFLAKGTVKNHVTTLLLHFGVKSRAQLISALR; this is encoded by the coding sequence ATGCCACACCGACCTGAGGCCACCAGCAGCGAGCTTGCCCCAACAGGTGAGCGGTCGAACATCTCGGCAGAGCGCCGCCCGCAGGTGCGCGGTCTGTTGATCGTTGACGATCATGAGGTGGTTCGCTGGGGATTGCGATCGTTGATTCAAGCGCACTCTCGGCATGCAAATGAATCCATGCGGATATTCGAGGCCCCCACATTGGCCAGCGCACTCGAGCTTTTCGCGGCCCATCAGGCCGATATTCGTCTCGTTTTCCTGGACCTTGGGCTGCCCGACACCACCGGCCTGTCTGGTTTGGCGGCTTTCCGGGCACAGTTCCCCTCTGCTTCGATGGTGGTGATATCGGGGGATTCAAACACCGCGACAGTCGAGAGCGCCATGGCGATGGGAGCGCTCGCCTACCTGAAAAAGACAGGTGACCTGGCAGAGGTCATCGGGTACTTGCAAAACCAGGGCCTGATGACCATCAACAACGCTGCGGTCAACTTGCCGTGGGACTCGACCACCCTGTTCGACAAGGGTCAGGGGCTCACCGAGCGCCAAACCCAGATTCTTGAATGGATTCTGGAAGGCAAGTCGAACCGCGAGATTGGTGAGCTCGCTTTTCTGGCCAAGGGCACTGTGAAAAACCACGTCACCACCCTATTGCTTCATTTTGGCGTCAAGTCTCGCGCCCAGCTGATCAGCGCCCTGCGTTGA
- the purE gene encoding 5-(carboxyamino)imidazole ribonucleotide mutase: MNPIQVGVVMGSSSDWDTMQHAVHILKEFGIAHEAKVVSAHRMPDDMFAYAEAAVGRGMKAIIAGAGGAAHLPGMIAAKTVVPVLGVPVQTKALSGVDSLHSIVQMPKGVPVATFAIGQAGAANAALFAVAMLANEDPALHLKLVAYRLAQTEAARAMTLPA; encoded by the coding sequence ATGAACCCCATCCAGGTTGGCGTGGTCATGGGTTCCAGCAGCGACTGGGACACCATGCAGCACGCGGTGCACATCTTGAAAGAATTCGGCATCGCACACGAAGCGAAGGTGGTTTCGGCCCACCGCATGCCCGACGACATGTTCGCCTACGCCGAAGCCGCCGTTGGCCGGGGTATGAAGGCCATCATCGCGGGTGCTGGCGGGGCGGCCCATTTGCCCGGCATGATCGCGGCGAAAACCGTGGTGCCTGTGCTGGGCGTGCCGGTGCAGACCAAGGCCTTGTCTGGCGTTGATTCGCTGCACAGCATCGTGCAGATGCCCAAAGGTGTGCCCGTGGCCACATTTGCCATCGGCCAGGCCGGTGCCGCGAATGCAGCCTTGTTTGCGGTGGCCATGCTGGCCAATGAAGACCCGGCTTTGCATCTGAAGCTGGTGGCTTACCGGCTTGCGCAGACCGAGGCGGCCCGCGCAATGACGCTACCTGCCTGA
- a CDS encoding L-threonylcarbamoyladenylate synthase — protein sequence MVLSADAPANIEAAALRLAAGSLVGLPTETVYGLAADAGNASAVQRVFEAKGRPGDHPLIVHVAPSATADAEGWRAAVAPFAREVPEFAVALMQAFWPGPLTLILPRRPEVAAVAAGGQDSVGLRCPSHPAALALLQAARAHGVMGVAAPSANRFGRVSPTTAAHVAEEFAALSDAALLILDGGACPVGIESTIVDCSRGAPVLLRPGMLTPAQIEAACGQPLRERDEQAPRASGTLASHYAPRAAVRLMPAPQLQAALDLMGKDAKNIAVYASKGVRVDGALPRRRMPEMAADCAQELFAVLRELDATGVRLIWVETPPVGPDWDGVRDRLERAAA from the coding sequence CTGGTTTTAAGTGCGGATGCCCCCGCGAACATCGAAGCTGCGGCGCTGCGTCTGGCGGCGGGTTCGTTGGTGGGACTGCCGACCGAAACCGTGTACGGCCTGGCGGCGGATGCGGGCAACGCCAGCGCGGTGCAGCGTGTTTTTGAAGCCAAAGGTCGGCCCGGTGATCACCCCCTGATCGTGCATGTGGCCCCTTCGGCCACCGCAGATGCCGAGGGCTGGCGCGCTGCTGTGGCGCCTTTTGCCCGCGAAGTGCCCGAGTTTGCTGTGGCCTTGATGCAGGCCTTCTGGCCCGGTCCGCTCACGCTGATCTTGCCGCGCCGACCAGAGGTGGCGGCGGTGGCGGCTGGCGGGCAAGATTCGGTGGGGCTGCGTTGCCCTTCCCATCCGGCTGCCTTGGCTTTGTTGCAGGCGGCGCGTGCACACGGAGTCATGGGTGTGGCCGCTCCCAGCGCCAACCGGTTTGGCCGCGTGAGCCCGACCACGGCGGCACACGTGGCAGAAGAATTTGCTGCGCTGTCTGACGCAGCGTTGCTGATCCTGGACGGTGGCGCCTGCCCCGTGGGCATCGAGTCCACCATCGTGGACTGCTCCCGTGGAGCCCCGGTTTTGCTGCGCCCGGGCATGCTGACGCCTGCGCAGATTGAAGCCGCTTGCGGCCAACCACTGCGGGAGCGCGACGAGCAAGCGCCGCGTGCCTCGGGAACGCTGGCATCGCACTATGCGCCGCGTGCCGCGGTGCGGCTGATGCCCGCGCCGCAGTTGCAAGCCGCGCTGGACTTGATGGGCAAAGACGCCAAAAACATCGCGGTCTATGCCAGCAAAGGGGTTCGGGTAGACGGGGCCCTGCCCCGGCGCCGCATGCCTGAAATGGCTGCAGATTGTGCGCAAGAACTGTTCGCTGTTTTGCGCGAGCTGGACGCCACAGGCGTGCGCCTGATCTGGGTCGAGACGCCACCCGTGGGGCCGGACTGGGATGGTGTGCGCGATCGCCTGGAGCGCGCCGCCGCCTGA
- a CDS encoding 5-(carboxyamino)imidazole ribonucleotide synthase, translated as MSLNSLLPGALSDRGQPITLGVMGGGQLGRMFVQAAQAMGYCTAVLDPDPASPAGLISHHHIQTAYDDPAGLAELARLCDAITTEFENVPAPALRKLAESRPVAPSADCVAVAQDRLQEKTHFVQCAPISGVFPAPYTGIETAGQLAAVADDLLPGILKTARLGYDGKGQIRVKNRAELEAAWTQLGGVVCVLEKLMPLQSECSVLVARGADGKTVCFPVQANTHHDGILAITEVFEGAVPVELAARAQASTVAVADHLNYVGVLCVEYFVVDNGAGGSDLIVNEMAPRPHNSGHYTQNACDISQFEAQVRALAGLPLNTPCQHSPSLMVNLLGDLWFDANGMRAEASEQPVVPPWAEVLALPGTHLHLYGKTSARKARKMGHLNITGATVAQVRETASLALALLGLPGLP; from the coding sequence ATGAGCTTAAATTCGCTTTTGCCCGGCGCGCTGTCGGACCGTGGTCAGCCCATCACCCTGGGTGTTATGGGCGGTGGCCAGCTGGGCCGCATGTTTGTGCAGGCCGCGCAGGCCATGGGCTATTGCACGGCGGTGCTCGATCCCGATCCGGCCAGCCCGGCGGGCCTGATCAGCCACCACCACATCCAGACCGCCTACGACGATCCGGCTGGCCTGGCCGAGCTGGCGCGGCTGTGCGACGCCATCACGACAGAATTCGAGAACGTGCCGGCGCCCGCGCTGCGCAAGCTGGCCGAGAGCCGCCCGGTGGCGCCGTCTGCCGATTGCGTGGCCGTCGCGCAGGACCGTTTGCAGGAGAAGACGCACTTTGTGCAGTGCGCGCCGATCAGCGGCGTGTTCCCGGCGCCTTACACGGGCATCGAAACCGCTGGGCAGTTGGCGGCGGTGGCCGATGATTTGTTGCCAGGCATCCTGAAAACCGCACGCCTGGGCTACGACGGCAAGGGTCAGATCCGGGTGAAGAACCGCGCCGAGCTGGAAGCGGCATGGACCCAGCTTGGTGGTGTGGTTTGCGTGCTGGAAAAGCTGATGCCGCTGCAATCAGAGTGCTCGGTGCTGGTGGCGCGCGGGGCCGACGGCAAGACCGTGTGCTTCCCGGTGCAGGCCAATACCCACCACGACGGCATTCTGGCCATCACCGAGGTCTTCGAAGGCGCCGTTCCCGTTGAGCTGGCGGCGCGTGCGCAGGCCAGCACGGTGGCGGTTGCCGACCATTTGAACTACGTGGGCGTCCTGTGCGTCGAGTACTTCGTGGTCGACAATGGCGCGGGCGGCTCGGACCTGATCGTCAACGAAATGGCGCCACGCCCGCACAACAGCGGTCACTACACGCAAAACGCCTGCGACATTTCACAGTTCGAGGCGCAGGTGCGCGCTCTGGCCGGTTTGCCTTTGAACACGCCGTGCCAGCACAGCCCCAGCCTCATGGTCAACCTGCTGGGTGATCTCTGGTTCGATGCCAATGGCATGCGCGCCGAGGCCAGTGAGCAGCCGGTTGTACCGCCCTGGGCCGAGGTGCTGGCCTTGCCGGGCACCCATTTGCACCTGTATGGCAAGACCAGTGCCCGCAAGGCCCGCAAGATGGGTCACCTGAACATCACCGGCGCAACCGTGGCGCAGGTTCGCGAGACAGCGTCTCTGGCGCTGGCCTTGCTCGGTTTGCCCGGCTTGCCCTGA
- a CDS encoding ATP-binding response regulator, translating to MLLESNQSASPAAFVIALIFWLAIYHQLSDPIVLVWAVLIHLNQLVRYWWVRRHSQSTEMPEERPREAIFLLFLLGANGAVWGAAAVLFLPVSDVLVAAFVVVVTLSIHSGGMTWMAPVKAAVISFSVPLTALLTLALILQGETVYWVGGVLIFLYAMTSWKYAMQHHKLLTDSLVARYEKMALAEQLARQVELVELASQEKTLFLAAASHDLRQPLHAIALCSAVLEVSLRHTPDHDTASRLLKSIHLLGTSFDAMLDISRLDAGTVHAAVVPVPLQSGFEALNNVFSEQAGERGLELRVRSTDLWVRSDAELLQRMLANLVANALKYTHQGGVVVVARQRQEEIWIDVRDTGLGMASDQIEHIFDEFYQINNPGRDRSKGLGIGLAIVDRLSRLLEHPIVVRSREGHGSLFRLVLPPASAEQQHACQPVLPTGNAAPNADLPERVMVLDDDEDVRYAIATLLQIHGVKTTCVGSANEAWAALQSQPLDDPHAVLLCDVRLANGKDGLDFSSGLAAKMDDPPRVILLTGETAPASLQRLRESDFEVLFKPVSAHKLMAALAQVVR from the coding sequence TTGCTGCTCGAGTCAAACCAGAGTGCGAGCCCGGCGGCCTTTGTCATTGCCCTGATCTTTTGGCTGGCGATCTACCACCAGCTGTCAGACCCCATAGTGCTGGTGTGGGCGGTTCTCATACACCTGAATCAACTCGTTCGATACTGGTGGGTGCGGCGCCATTCACAAAGCACCGAGATGCCAGAAGAGCGCCCCAGAGAGGCGATCTTCCTGCTGTTTCTCCTGGGTGCCAACGGCGCGGTCTGGGGGGCAGCGGCGGTCCTGTTCCTGCCTGTCTCCGACGTACTCGTGGCGGCCTTTGTGGTCGTTGTCACGCTGAGCATTCATTCAGGCGGTATGACGTGGATGGCACCGGTCAAGGCCGCCGTCATCAGTTTCAGTGTTCCGCTGACGGCGCTCCTGACGCTGGCGCTTATCCTGCAGGGGGAAACGGTCTACTGGGTTGGCGGTGTGCTCATCTTTCTTTATGCGATGACCTCATGGAAGTACGCCATGCAGCATCACAAGCTGCTCACGGACTCGCTGGTGGCCCGGTACGAAAAAATGGCTTTGGCAGAGCAGCTCGCCAGACAAGTTGAACTGGTTGAATTGGCGAGCCAGGAAAAAACACTGTTCCTGGCAGCGGCAAGCCACGACTTGCGCCAACCACTGCATGCCATTGCCTTGTGCAGTGCTGTGCTGGAAGTATCGCTCCGACATACCCCCGACCACGACACGGCCAGCCGGTTGTTGAAGTCCATTCACCTGCTGGGCACTTCCTTCGATGCCATGCTGGACATTTCCCGGCTCGACGCAGGCACCGTGCACGCAGCAGTGGTCCCGGTTCCCTTGCAGAGCGGGTTCGAAGCCCTCAACAACGTGTTTTCGGAGCAGGCCGGTGAACGGGGGCTGGAACTGAGGGTGCGCTCCACGGATTTGTGGGTTCGCAGCGATGCTGAGTTACTTCAGCGAATGCTGGCGAACCTGGTCGCCAACGCACTGAAGTACACCCACCAAGGGGGCGTTGTGGTGGTGGCACGTCAACGCCAGGAAGAAATCTGGATCGACGTGCGCGACACGGGGCTGGGCATGGCCTCAGACCAGATCGAGCACATTTTTGACGAGTTTTACCAGATCAACAATCCGGGCCGCGACCGATCCAAGGGACTGGGCATTGGCCTGGCCATCGTTGACCGGTTGTCAAGGTTGCTGGAGCACCCCATTGTGGTTCGATCCCGAGAAGGGCACGGCAGCCTGTTCCGGCTGGTATTGCCGCCCGCCTCAGCTGAACAGCAACACGCATGCCAACCTGTGCTGCCAACAGGTAACGCAGCGCCAAACGCAGATCTACCCGAGCGGGTGATGGTCCTGGATGACGACGAAGACGTGCGCTACGCGATCGCCACGCTGCTGCAGATTCACGGGGTAAAAACCACGTGCGTTGGTTCGGCCAATGAAGCATGGGCAGCCCTGCAAAGCCAGCCGCTCGACGACCCACATGCTGTGCTGTTGTGCGACGTGAGGCTGGCCAACGGCAAAGACGGCCTGGACTTCTCTTCCGGCCTTGCCGCAAAAATGGACGATCCTCCCAGGGTGATCCTCCTCACAGGTGAAACAGCACCAGCCAGCCTTCAACGTTTGCGTGAATCGGACTTTGAGGTGTTGTTCAAGCCGGTGAGCGCACACAAGCTCATGGCGGCTTTGGCGCAGGTGGTGCGGTGA